The Toxoplasma gondii ME49 chromosome XII, whole genome shotgun sequence genome includes a region encoding these proteins:
- a CDS encoding ABC1 family protein (encoded by transcript TGME49_246600) — protein sequence MEQWNRKWRTLWCWSNVYVGWKVSQARARALPKEEQAEFWEQRHEHFANVIWENIKELRGWWVKVGQFMSTRSDLLPQQYIHHLVKLQDMMPTSDFASIRQTIADELGDVDEIFERIDPVALASASIGQVHRAWLKDGSSVVVKVQHADVETLLSHDMQNLKQLSWAFGLLESGLNFAPILEEWQKAAAKELDFRYELAHQLRAYEGLRKSGIDVKIPKPYPEFTAKKVMVMEFVNGFKITDTEKLDAHNVDRRELMFKLCDSFAYQIHIDGLFNGDPHPGNILVEVDAATGEATPIILDWGLVKEFDAKGQLAFAKLVYAVASMNVMGLMEAFEDMGFKFKEGAGAVIDPEVYMDALRIALRDGEVEKEETEALKKSAGETLGAAQKAGLNRQKLQEKNPLEDWPRDIIFFVRVASLLHGLCVQLNVHLPFLQIMVKRAQECLFERYVPPSPLIYVKRLGSQNTARPRTELEGRVHRLLRSLFQRGLVLGCQVAVVKDGALLVDACIGKMGPVDARPVTSDSLFCGYCVSKGILTTALLKLVSDGEVQLDDLVSNWWDGFIRYGKKNITIRQLLSHRAGLHRALPVNLTLSKLTDYAAMIGVIEDAAPATVPGLVGRYAYLTYGWAVSELVASVACTPVEDFILDKMLRPFGLENSIFLPVPEDGLFGEKLEDSDTRNTAPKADDAKTLTPAGAESAARPSSRGAQHEAPKNPEKEQGGGGSLSAASAVSAFSSFTKSLASGQQLLTERLGQRFLRREDSSASGARSLDGERKGGDEGGSEPQAGTAEGDAKQREQGGAADSREMTVQGPRLESPRPRPLRPSACCQDGDASEVCASAPSPPGDGAAGGAADDGLFPAARSAPLSAYGSPLGSPCAQSVTLEGGRDFEELAVPKREQPRDSSPAASLFSRRVSALASSFRSLLRSRRPGSTEQPGKSLSCDEGEAKRGVGCDEKVEKKSEQTVGGASAKWCTDRSHTSEKAGWARATGLRDRATSGKSRSFFFKAKSEKQGRGLSVILHAPESPASPDDAEAGSVLLYHGDPGGASREGSLSGEHDVQAPLTDSRKGDEGALKRYRRGTSACTLDSSVASTATKAGILEDESDRRSAYYSVSSEDCESCCCTSSRRPSSDSRADVLCTERPGDESASGNNASTSSLHAEFSSQRAEAKGNEVSHCGEVLDARLEFSSVDSEGKSKASDPAGGATGGGSPCLGPSASDSAASTSTGKQMPACKTQDIPSTSSPFSEELSSSLPSSLRSSASSLSTQRVSAEGLSKEDTLETRARFPPSVCTVTAKTPLFWRITSARRRISFGNVTQQEVMEKLQAAKKYAEAQFGDKDAEEQKELATNRARQRQRLHKERALRKLRRARPAGAGGEVWRREVEGRGGEPVSSEAARASDAEQMARNSRRRSGGRRRHDDSSGMGRAESGNRLERQRRRSSGEVDSDGVSPRERLGGEELVLRRRRGDEKISGEGRESRRDLQRARPSDRRESQRHSPSLNDSKMRNEGRQQSLLSPATALSVLSSRVSSRRGSSSGRSSGSRDDDFPHLPFGDSLLLSSRSPSLSGEEKAAAGALDSGLRAPQPAAAPVSLSPQVQGEAPVPRVSAVDLIRKKPHVMDPLLYDSRRILCKRVPPTNGRFTACGLARLYAAIAAGELLDGPTLEAARTPATVDDSLETLLLTGGGSRVWGLGYQLYECSKVDANHLALPPPPSPGSLMRLRAAQSFSRRQSLHPSSAVAAARFLRCQYSGEAPAGGVSPVAAGFAGASSTAPTVGHSSSLGIQPPQEVGRDAHAEGGVVGARSPRAGGVGRPRMLSPCRRDDRRTVTGFGHGDFGGSVALCFPELNLSIAILVNDVLTGPQASREILEFLLRKFGLEPRWTTAVDFEEVLANLTPKPERSK from the exons ATGGAGCAGTGGAACCGAAAGTGGCGGACACTGTGGTGCTGGTCAAATGTGTACGTGGGCTGGAAAGTTTCGCAGGCGCGTGCGCGCGCGTTGCCCAAGGAGGAGCAAGCGGAGTTTTGGGAGCAGCGCCACGAGCATTTTGCGAACGTAATTTGGGAGAACATTAAGGAGTTGCGAGGATGGTGGGTGAAAGTCGGGCAGTTCATGAGCACGCGGAGCGACTTGCTTCCGCAGCAGTACATCCACCACCTGGTCAAGCTGCAAGACATGATGCCGACGTCGGACTTTGCCTCTATTCGTCAGACGATTGCAGACGAGCTGGGAGACGTGGACGAAATCTTTGAGCGGATCGACCCGGTCGCGCTGGCCTCCGCGTCGATCGGCCAGGTGCACCGGGCCTGGCTGAAGGATGGCTCCTCAGTCGTCGTCAAGGTTCAGCACGCAGACGTCGAGACGCTGCTGAGTCACGACATGCAGAACTTGAAGCAATTGTCCTGGGCGTTCGGCCTCCTCGAATCAGGGCTGAACTTCGCGCCGATTCTCGAGGAGTGGCAgaaggcggcggcgaaggagCTCGACTTCCGGTACGAACTCGCGCACCAGTTGCGCGCGTACGAAGGCCTGCGGAAGTCCGGAATCGACGTGAAGATCCCGAAGCCCTACCCCGAGTTCACTGCAAAGAAAGTGATGGTCATGGAGTTCGTCAACGGATTCAAAATCACAGACACGGAGAAGCTCGACGCGCACAACGTCGACCGGCGCGAACTTATGTTCAAACTCTGCGACAGCTTCGCGTACCAAATTCACATCGACGGACTCTTCAACGGCGACCCGCATCCGGGGAACATCCTCGTTGAGGTGGACGCGGCGACGGGCGAAGCCACACCCATCATCCTTGACTGGGGCCTCGTCAAGGAGTTCGACGCCAAGGGCCAGCTCGCCTTTGCCAAGCTCGTCTACGCCGTGGCGTCGATGAACGTGATGGGGTTGATGGAGGCCTTTGAAGACATGGGCTTCAAGTTCAAGGAGGGCGCCGGGGCCGTCATCGATCCCGAGGTGTACATGGATGCGCTACGCATCGCTCTCCGGGATGGCGAGGtcgaaaaggaggagacagaggctctGAAGAAGTCCGCGGGCGAGACGCTCGGTGCGGCGCAGAAGGCTGGACTGAACCGACAGAAACTGCAGGAGAAGAACCCCCTCGAGGACTGGCCGCGCGATATCATCTTCTTCGTACGCGTTGCCTCGCTCCTCCACGGACTTTGCGTCCAACTCAACGTCCACTTGCCCTTTCTGCAGATCATGGTCAAACGCGCTCAGGAGTGTCTCTTTGAGCGCTATGTCCCGCCATCGCCCCTCATCTACGTCAAGCGTCTCGGCAGCCAAAACACCGCCCGGCCCCGCACGGAGCTGGAGGGCCGCGTCCACCGCCTCCTCCGCAGTCTCTTCCAGCGCGGCCTCGTTCTCGGCTGCCAGGTCGCCGTCGTCAAAGACGGTGCCCTCCTCGtggacgcatgcatcggcAAGATGGGACCCGTCGACGCTCGCCCCGTGACCTCCGACAGTCTGTTCTGCGGATACTGCGTCTCGAAGGGCATCCTAACCACCGCGCTCCTCAAACTCGTCTCCGACGGCGAGGTCCAACTCGACGACCTCGTGTCTAACTGGTGGGACGGCTTCATTCGCTACGGCAAAAAAAACATCACCATTCGCCAGCTGCTCTCCCACAGAGCCGGCCTGCACCGCGCCCTGCCCGTGAATCTCACGCTCTCCAAGCTGACAGACTACGCCGCGATGATCGGCGTCATCGAGGACGCCGCCCCCGCGACAGTCCCGGGCCTCGTCGGCCGGTACGCCTACCTCACCTACGGCTGGGCAGTCAGTGAGTTGGTTGCGTCCGTTGCATGCACCCCCGTCGAGGACTTCATCCTTGACAAAATGCTCCGGCCGTTCGGCCTGGAGAACTCGATTTTCCTCCCCGTCCCCGAGGACGGCCTCTTCGGCGAGAAGCTCGAAGATTCAGACACACGAAACACCGCCCCGAAGGCAGACGATGCAAAGACTCTGACGCCCGCGGGGGCGGAGTCCGCGGCGCGGCCGAGCTCACGGGGCGCGCAGCACGAGGCGCCCAAAAATCCTGAGAAAGAACAAGGAGGTGGGGGGAGCCTCTCTGCAGCGTCGGCTGTTtccgcgttctcctccttcacCAAGAGCCTCGCGAGCGGGCAACAGCTGCTCACGGAGCGCCTGGGTCAGAGGTTCTTACGAAGGGAAGACTCAAGTGCCTCCGGCGCGAGGTCTctcgacggagagaggaaggggggagacgaaggcggtTCCGAGCCGCAAGCTGGAACAGCGGAGGGAGatgcgaagcagagagaacaaggtgGAGCAGCAGACAGCCGAGAAATGACCGTGCAAGGTCCACGACTGGAGTCTCCGCGCCCAAGGCCGTTGCGGCCCAGCGCCTGTTGCCAGGATGGGGATGCGTCCGAGGTCTGTGCCTCAGCCCCGTCGCCACCTGGAGACGGCGCGGCAGGCGGTGCTGCAGACGATGGACTCTTTCCAGCGGCTCGGTCTGCGCCGCTCTCCGCGTACGGCTCGCCCCTCGGCTCGCCCTGTGCACAAAGCGTGACTTTGGAGGGTGGCAGAGACTTCGAAGAGCTTGCCGTGCccaagagagagcagccTCGCGACTCCAGTCCCGCTGCTTCACTGTTCTCACGGCGCGTCTCTGCCCTCGCGTCCTCGTTTCGCAGTCTTCTCCGATCCAGGCGACCCGGGAGCACCGAACAACCTGGCAAGAGCTTGTCGTGTgacgagggcgaggcgaagagaggcgtCGGTTGCGacgagaaggtggagaagaaaagcgagcaAACAGTCGGAGGCGCGTCTGCGAAGTGGTGTACAGACAGGTCGCACACCTCGGAGAAAGCCGGGTgggcgagagcgacaggcTTGCGGGACAGAGCGACATCTGGTAAAAGCCGGAGCTTTTTTTTCAAGGCGAAAAGTGAGAAGCAGGGCAGAGGTCTGTCTGTgattctgcatgcgccagagTCGCCAGCGTCCCCGGATGATGCGGAGGCAGGAAGCGTTCTCTTGTACCACGGCGATCCCGGGGGTGCGTCTCGGGAGGGGAGTCTCTCCGGAGAGCATGACGTTCAGGCTCCTCTCACAGATTCCAGAAAAGGGGACGAAGGCGCGCTAAAGAGGTACCGACGAGgcacctctgcatgcaccctgGACTCGAGCGTCGCCTCCACGGCGACCAAGGCAGGGATATTggaggacgagagcgacCGACGCAGTGCGTACTACTCCGTCTCTTCAGAGGACTGCGAGAGCTGCTGCTGTACGTCTTCGCGGAGGCCCTCCTCAGACAGCAGAGCTGACGTTCTGTGTACGGAGCGTCCGGGCGACGAGTCAGCGTCAGGCAATAACGCCAGCACatcttcgctgcatgcagaattCAGCAGCCAAAGGGCGGAAGCGAAGGGGAACGAGGTCTCGCATTGCGGCGAGGTCCTCGACGCTCGTCTCGAGTTTTCGAGTGtcgacagcgaaggaaagTCGAAGGCGTCTGACCCAGCAGGAGGCGCGACCGGAGGAGGGTCGCCGTGTCTCGGCCCATCTGCGTCGGATTCCGCCGCCTCCACGAGCACTGGCAAACAAATGCCAGCGTGCAAAACTCAAGACATACCCTCGACTTCATCTCCCTTTTCAGAGGagctttcgtcttctcttccttcgtctctgcggtCGTCAGCGTCTTCGTTGTCCACGCAGAGGGTGAGTGCCGAGGGGCTCTCGAAGGAAGACACTCTGGAGACCCGCGCGCGGTTTCCGCCAAGTGTCTGTACAGTgacggcgaagacgccgcTTTTCTGGCGCATCACGTCGGCGCGGCGGCGGATCTCGTTCGGCAATGTGACTCAGCAGGAAGTCATGGAGAAGCTGCAGGCGGCGAAGAAGTACGCGGAGGCTCAGTTTGGCGACAAGGACGccgaggagcagaaggagctCGCGACCAACCgggcgcgacagagacaacgcCTTCACAAGGAGCGAGCTCTGCGGAAGCTACGTCGAGCTCGACCTGCGGGCGCGGGGGGCGAGgtgtggaggcgagaggtgGAGGGTCGAGGGGGGGAACCAGTCTCGAGCGAGGCCGCACGGGCGTCGGACGCGGAACAAATGGCAAGAAACTCCAGGCGACGCAGTGGCGGACGCCGGAGACACGATGACTCGTCGGGGATGGGCCGGGCCGAGAGCGGAAACCGACTCGAGCGGCAGCGGCGTCGCTCGTCCGGTGAGGTCGACAGCGACGGCGTGAGTCCTCGTGAGAGACTCGGTGGGGAGGAATTAGTGCTCCGGCgtcggagaggagacgagaagattagcggcgagggaagagagtCGCGGCGAGACTTGCAGAGGGCGCGTCCCTCGGACCGTCGGGAGTCACAGAGACACTCGCCGTCGCTGAACGACTCCAAGATGCGGAATGAGGGTCGACAGCAGTCTCTGCTATCTCCGGCGACGGCTttgtctgttctctcgtctcgagTGTCGTCGCGAAGAGGTTCTTCGTCGGGGAGGAGTTCCGGTTCCAGAGACGACGACTTCCCGCATCTTCCCTTCGGAGACAGCCTCTTGCTGTCCTCTCGGTCGCCGAGTCTcagcggcgaagagaaggccgCCGCTGGTGCCTTGGATAGTGGATTGCGGGCGCCTCAGCCGGCTgcggcgcctgtctctttgtcgccgCAGGTCCAGGGCGAGGCGCCGGTtccgcgcgtctctgcggtGGACTTGATCAGGAAGAAGCCGCATGTGATGGATCCGCTGCTGTACGACAGTCGACGCATCTTATGCAAGCGTGTGCCGCCCACGAACGGACGCTTCACTGCATGTGGACTCGCTCGGCTGTACGCGGCGATCGCGGCCGGGGAGCTTCTCGACGGCCCGACCTTGGAGGCGGCGCGGACGCCCGCGACCGTCGACGACAGTTTGGAGACGCTTCTGCTCACGGGGGGCGGCAGCCGCGTCTGGGGTCTCGGCTACCAGCTGTACGAGTGCTCAAAGGTCGACGCGAACCATCTGGCGCTGCCGCCCCCGCCCTCGCCCGGCAGCTTGATGCGACTCCGCGCCGCCCAGTCCTTCTCTCGGAGACAGTCGCTCCACCCTTCTTCGGCCGTCGCCGCTGCCCGATTCCTCAGATGTCAGTACTCCGGAGAGGCCCCAGCAGGAGGTGTCTCTCCAGTGGCTGCTGGATTTGCTGGAGCGAGTTCGACGGCGCCGACGGTCGGCCATTCGAGCAGTTTGGGGATCCAACCGCCACAGGAGGTCGGaagagacgcgcatgcagaaggagGTGTCGTGGGGGCGCGGAGCCCGCGAGCCGGGGGGGTTGGAAGGCCGCGCATGCTGTCTCcgtgcagaagagacgacaggcGAACAGTCACCGGCTTCGGCCACGGTGACTTCGGCGGTAGCGTCGCTCTTTGCTTTCCAGAACTCAACCTCTCCATTGCCATCCTCGTCAACGACGTCCTCACAGGTCCTCAG GCCTCGAGAGAAATCTTGGAGTTTCTTTTGAGGAAGTTCGGACTCGAACCCCGGTGGACGACTGCCGTCGATTTCGAGGAGGTTCTCGCCAACCTGACCCCGAAGCCGGAGCGGTCAAAGTGA
- a CDS encoding hypothetical protein (encoded by transcript TGME49_246610~Predicted trans-membrane domain (TMHMM2.0):538-556) codes for MRRLSCTPRSRGGMRDREKSACFPHVSGASDRESSSLFSSLSSLTPASLFGGAALTQPSSPCSPPLTQKPETRSPLSSSSASSSPFPAAPSLRCFAVFDLTANGTDKKAVAWRLGRAQRPAVEGVLHRLAATYQARLSAPSSLEDFDEVRRRLCRQQLRWEPGTVFCMLQDGASGDSSLSPQLVSETKQASPWRMRLCVAVTDSRRFPARVAYELLQLVHQEVETLEQESGARHEPKERLEKERLDERGGEDEEDSSRLRCCSGGSCGERGVSSRSNSSWSSGEKQRLTERSRAPAARESDTNGTRSRDSRQKKVRRALENFLHLLLILPDPQLLCHLRLQLSSSPPPRDSSDPGALRLRPTLSPATSCDDREDALRASSPALRSAPGPADPGDSGGKELPSSSSSSSSPSSSSSSSSPIPSLPVRFLCRSRSSAVKPSCDAASSPVPSASSASSSPRTSTRSSCPAAPSIALPQLATVAARVESLNILLEDNLRLLYSSSASLDALEQKTSSLSGHTRVFASTSRRVRRIMWVKSKMLYCLVAGAVVFVVFVAWVL; via the exons ATGCGCCGCCTTTCCTGCACTCCTCGCTCGCGAGGGGGGATGCGCgatcgagagaagagtgcCTGTTTCCCCCATGTTTCTGGCGCGTCTGACCGCGagtcctcctctctgttttcttctctgtcttctctgacgcccgcctctctgttcgGGGGAGCTGCTCTCACTCAACCGTCCTCCCCGTGTTCCCCTCCTCTCACTCAGAAGCCTGAAACTCGTTCGccactctcttcctcgtccgcttcctcttcaccaTTTCCTGccgctccttctctgcggtgcttcgctgtcttcgacCTGACGGCCAACGGAACAGACAAGAAGGCCGTCGCCTGGCGACTCGGCCGAGCTCAGCGACCGGCGGTCGAAGGCGTTCTCCACCGTCTCGCCGCGACCTACCAG GCGCGCCTGTCAGCCCCGAGCTCTCTCGAGGACTTCGACGAGGTGCGACGAAGACTCTGCCGTCAGCAGCTGCGGTGGGAGCCGGGGACCgttttctgcatgcttcAAGACGGAGCATCAGGggattcttctctttctccgcaaCTGGTCAGCGAGACAAAGCAAGCCTCGCCttggcgcatgcgtctgtgtgtcgcAGTCACTGACTCTCGCCGTTTCCCCGCTCGCGTCGCCTACGAACTTTTGCAGCTGGTCCACCAAGAAGTCGAGACCCTCGAGCAAGAAAGCGGCGCCCGCCACGAACCGAAGGAAAGActagaaaaagaaagactagacgagagaggaggagaagacgaagaagattcTTCGCGGTTGCGATGTTGTTCCGGGGGTTCGTGTGGCGAGAGGGGCGTTTCTTCGAGAAGCAACAGCTCGTGGAGTTccggcgagaagcagaggctgacagagagaagccgggCGCCAGCGGCTCGAGAATCGGATACAAACGGAACGAGGTCGCGCGACAGCCGACAGAAAAA aGTTCGTCGCGCCCTGGAGAACTTTCTGCATCTGTTGTTGATTCTACCAGACCCGCAGTTGCTCTGTCACTTGCGACTCCAgctgtcttcctcccccCCTCCTCGCGATTCGTCTGATCCTGGGGCCTTAAGGCTAAGGCCAACATTGTCTCCCGCTACGTCGTGTGACGATCGCGAGGATGCGCTGCgcgcctcttcgcctgcaCTGCGTTCTGCACCGGGACCAGCTGACCCGGGAGACTCCGGAGGGAAAgaacttccttcttcctcttcgtcttcctcttctccttcctcttcttcgtcgtcgtcttctccgattccttctctgcctgttcgttttctgtgtcgtTCTAGGTCGTCTGCTGTGAAGCCTTCGTGCGACGCTGCCAGCTCGCCCGTTCCGTCTGCTTCGagtgcgtcttcctctccgagGACCTCGACGCGTTCTTCCTGTCCCGCTGCGCCGAGTATCGCTCTGCCTCAACTGGCGACTGTGGCGGCGCGCGTGGAGTCCCTGAATATCTTGTTGGAAGACAATTTGCGTTTACTTtactcttcttcagcttctctggACGCGCTGGAGCAGAAgacgtcttccctctctggcCACacgcgcgtcttcgcctcgaCTTCCAGACGCGTCCGGCGAATCATGTGGGTCAAGTCCAAGATGCTCTACTGTCTGGTCGCTGgcgccgtcgtcttcgtcgtcttcgtcgcctggGTTCTCTAA
- a CDS encoding hypothetical protein (encoded by transcript TGME49_246635) codes for MSGDSAGFEVGTVSSADLARHLKLLRNDLFRRCRNQQTARPTSGAVAVQGTQSDVPGTVNSLRSVMGRMASARTPASPYRQSARPSQQRLTLSSRATEDSVGGGSEVPQERQVTHRLASSRSASPVVDTGSDSSSTACRSPKGTGVEKKKQTARRSPLSHRSSCSPSPKESDSRGSRVASTKAGERKKTATETAVSVQSRALQQKFQGLTAKYSNLVRLAAGTCSK; via the exons ATGTCAGGCGATTCCGCCGGTTTCGAGGTCGGCACCGTGAGCTCGGCTGACCTCGCAAGACACCTCAAATTGCTCCGGAATGATCTA TTTCGCCGATGTCGAAACCAGCAGACAGCTCGTCCAACTTCAGGGGCAGTCGCTGTCCAAGGCACGCAGTCTGATGTCCCCGGCACTGTGAACTCCTTGCGTTCTGTCATGGGAAGGATGGCTTCGGCAAGAACTCCTGCCAGCCCCTACCGGCAGAGTGCTCGTCCTTCACAGCAGCGCCTCACCTTGAGTTCCCGTGCGACAGAAGACAGTGTAGGAGGTG gttCGGAGGTTCCTCAGGAAAGACAAGTGACCCACAGGCTCGCGTCTTCCCGATCTGCTTCTCCGGTGGTCGACACCGGAAGCGACTCCTCTTCTACAGCGTGCCGATCCCCGAAAGGCACAGGCgttgagaagaaaaaacaaactgCTCGCAGAAGTCCACTGTCCCACCGGTCCAGCTGCTCTCCGTCGCCAAAAGAATCGGACTCGCGGGGCTCGCGGGTCGCATCGACTAAG GCTGGGGAACGCAAGAAGACCGCGACCGAAACAGCCGTTTCAGTGCAAAGTCGAGCTCTCCAACAAAAGTTCCAGGGCTTAACGGCGAAATACTCGAACCTTGTCCGTTTGGCCGCTGGTACGTGCAGCAAATAG
- a CDS encoding G10 family protein (encoded by transcript TGME49_246620) — MPKIRTLGRNKKPPEGWELIETTLLELNRKMREAELEPHEGKRKCESAWPIFKLHHQRSRYIYDCYYKRKAISKELYEYCLREGYADAKLIAKWKKAGYEKLCCLRCIQAGDQNFSTTCICRVPKNCLADNQQKTNAFSGKCVGSKLK, encoded by the exons ATGCCGAAGATCCGAACACTCGGCCGCAACAAAAAGCCTCCTGAGGGTTGGGAGTTGATTGAGACGACCTTGCTCGAGTTGAATCGCAAAATGCGAGAAGCCGAGCTCGAGCCTCACGAGGGAAAGCGAAAGTGTGAATCTGCCTGGCCGATCTTCAAGCTCCACCACCAGCGGTCCAGATACATTTACGACTGCTACTACAAACGGAAGGCCATCTCCA aggaACTGTATGAGTACTGCCTCCGAGAAGGATACGCGGATGCCAAGCTCATCgcgaagtggaagaaggcCGGGTACGAGAAACTCTGCTGTCTTCGCTGCATTCAGGCAGGCGATCAAAACTTCTCGACGACATGCATCTGTCGCGTCCCCAAAAACTGTCTCGCCGACAACCAACAG AAGACTAACGCGTTTTCTGGAAAATGCGTAGGCAGCAAACTCAAATAG
- the RPA43 gene encoding DNA-directed RNA polymerase I RPA43 (encoded by transcript TGME49_246630~Gene product name based on ToxoDB Community Expert Annotation.), translated as MAQVPWEKLTQKPVSEATAGEILSRCLCQLRRCSLYSASDGTGIDGAWIEQSEVVRQLRSVRAAVKRSQRLFSSRKTPASGLRDGGRDRSDEATRHPDDLRRSVFHVIRAKGMIQLLPRHLGNVKLGIQLYLLNFLLKYLPEFNGVWLAVDAIRVLQPKSRLGGVLSPLGYMIPDADTGGGVMLFEVELDCLVFKPKTNAMLIGRMQTVRPSHVRLLWLGLFSAVIPRSRLSPSYDIDKEQRKLQHKKGGADIEEGDLVCFQLTSYTQGSRAELLSLEGSLESGYAGLVPDEKSGSSESKREKKREAKACDEKASETQQAAQKSGEDREKNGSAKKKRRRQEAGDGRESDSGSSRDSESRAQESRKATSKSEEGAVVEKEKKKAKRGNAADREATDCEPSRASTKSQRASKPEEEETSGKEKARTGERTANEDSSFHSNKKKSVDEGKKKTAESRGEDDSEEESKGSHENHRKKRRK; from the exons ATGGCGCAAGTTCCGTGGGAGAAGCTAACTCAGAAACCGGTCTCTGAGGCGACGGCAGGCGAGATCCTTTCGCGGTGTCTGTGCCAGCTGCGCCGCTGCTCCCTGTACTCGGCCTCGGACGGAACCGGCATCGACGGGGCTTGGATCGAGCAGAGCGAAGTTGTGCGGCAACTCCGCAGTGTCCGGGCAGCTGTCAAGCGGTCTCAGcgcctgttttcttctcgaaaaACACCCGCCTCAGGGCTCAGAGACGGCGGTCGCGACAGGTCTGACGAAGCCACCAGGCATCCCGACGACCTACGCAGAAGCGTCTTCCACGTCATCCGAGCCAA GGGCATGATTcagctgcttcctcgccacTTGGGGAACGTCAAGCTCGGCATTCAGCTCTATCTCCTCAACTTTCTTCTCAA GTACCTTCCCGAGTTCAATGGCGTCTGGCTGGCAGTAGACGCCATTCGTGTGCTTCAGCCCAAGAGTCGACTCGGCggagttctctctcctctcggctACATGATTCCAGATGCAGACACTGGTGGCGGTGTCATGCTCTTCGAAGTCGAACTCGACTGTCTTGTCTTCAAACCCAAGACCAATGCCATGCTCA ttggacgcatgcagacagtcCGACCAAGTCATGTGAGACTCCTGTGGCTAGGATTGTTCAGCGCCGTCATTCCTCGCAGCCGCCTCTCGCCGTCCTACGACATCGACAAA GAACAGAGGAAGCTGCAGCACAAGAAAGGCGGCGCGGACATCGAAGAGGGCGACCTTGTTTGCTTCCAACTCACGAG CTACACGCAGGGGTCGCGCGCGGAGCTGCTGAGCTTGGAAGGGAGTTTAGAGTCTGGATATGCGGGATTAGTCCCCGACGAGAAGAGCGGATCTAGTGAAtcaaagcgagaaaagaagagagaagcgaaagcgtGTGATGAGAAGGCCTCTGAGACTCAACAGGCCGCGCAGAAGTCcggagaagaccgagagaagaacggtagtgcgaagaagaaacgaagacgccAGGAAGCCGGCGACGgacgcgagagcgacagcgggTCTTCACGAGATTCAGAGTCGAGAGCTCAAGAGTCGAGGAAGGCTACGAGCAAAAGCGAGGAGGGAGCCGtggtggagaaagagaagaagaaagcgaagcgagGGAACGCAGCAGACCGAGAGGCAACGGATTGCGAGCCTTCGCGGGCGTCGACCAAGTCTCAACGCGCGTCCAAgccggaagaagaagagacttctgggaaggagaaggcgaggacaggagagaggacagcgaaCGAGGACTCAAGTTTTCATtcgaacaagaagaagagtgttGATGagggcaagaagaaaacagctgAGAGCCGCGGGGAAGACGAcagtgaggaagaaagcaaaggcaGCCACGAAAACCACCGCAAGAAACGACGGAAGTAA